The following are from one region of the Variovorax sp. V213 genome:
- a CDS encoding anti-sigma factor: MNRPAPPPTDDELHALVDGQLSPERRSEVEDAVAHDAAVAERVAAWRSQRDALRRLHGDLLGEPVPAHLMGALDRNQPRQARHGRWMRWGGMAAGMLVAFAAGWLGNGQWSIQRAAPAPLAKAPAMREFVHDASVAHAVYAPEKRHPVEVAATEQQHLVQWLSKRLDRPLKVPDLASMGYTLVGGRLLPGESGARAQFMFEDAAGERVTLYIGTLDSRTAAGMAASRETAFRFASEGPVPSFYWVDQGFGYAVAGKLPREVLLKLATLAYRDLS; the protein is encoded by the coding sequence ATGAACCGCCCCGCCCCGCCCCCCACCGACGACGAGCTGCATGCCCTCGTCGATGGCCAGCTGTCGCCGGAGCGCCGCAGCGAGGTCGAAGACGCCGTGGCACACGACGCGGCCGTCGCCGAACGGGTCGCAGCGTGGCGCAGCCAACGGGACGCCTTGCGCCGGCTGCATGGCGACCTGCTCGGCGAACCCGTTCCGGCCCACCTGATGGGCGCACTCGATCGCAACCAGCCCCGGCAGGCTCGGCACGGCCGATGGATGCGATGGGGCGGCATGGCGGCCGGCATGCTGGTCGCCTTTGCCGCCGGCTGGCTCGGCAATGGCCAATGGTCGATACAGCGCGCCGCGCCGGCCCCATTGGCCAAGGCGCCCGCGATGCGCGAGTTCGTGCACGACGCATCGGTGGCGCACGCGGTCTATGCGCCCGAGAAAAGACACCCGGTCGAAGTGGCCGCCACGGAGCAGCAGCACCTCGTGCAGTGGCTCTCGAAGCGGCTCGACAGGCCGCTCAAGGTGCCGGACCTGGCGTCAATGGGCTACACGCTCGTCGGCGGACGCCTGTTGCCCGGGGAAAGCGGCGCACGCGCCCAGTTCATGTTCGAGGATGCTGCCGGCGAGCGCGTGACGCTCTACATCGGCACGCTCGACAGCCGCACTGCCGCCGGCATGGCCGCATCACGCGAAACAGCGTTCCGCTTTGCATCCGAAGGCCCGGTGCCCAGCTTCTATTGGGTGGACCAGGGCTTCGGCTATGCCGTTGCAGGCAAGCTACCGCGCGAGGTTTTGCTGAAACTGGCGACGCTCGCCTACCGGGATTTGTCTTGA
- a CDS encoding type II toxin-antitoxin system VapC family toxin, with the protein MDASVTAAWLLPDQASEHTRKLYAAIRRDEVEPQAPNAWQWECANILANGVRSGRIPASAVEGLWSVLDAIRHRVELHELAPAQHKAVLAVAIDVGVSLYDAGYLWLARSLNLPLATFDEQLIQAAPKAGVKLFDISTL; encoded by the coding sequence ATGGACGCTTCCGTCACCGCCGCCTGGCTGCTGCCCGACCAGGCCAGCGAACACACCCGCAAGCTCTACGCCGCCATCCGCCGCGACGAGGTGGAGCCGCAGGCGCCCAATGCCTGGCAATGGGAGTGCGCCAACATCCTCGCCAACGGCGTGCGCAGCGGCCGCATCCCCGCGTCGGCGGTCGAAGGGCTCTGGAGCGTGCTCGACGCCATCCGCCATCGCGTCGAGCTGCATGAACTCGCGCCCGCGCAGCACAAGGCCGTGCTGGCCGTAGCCATCGATGTCGGCGTGTCGCTCTACGATGCGGGCTATCTCTGGCTCGCGCGCTCCCTCAATCTCCCGCTCGCCACCTTCGACGAGCAACTCATCCAGGCCGCACCCAAGGCGGGTGTGAAGCTGTTCGACATTTCAACGCTCTGA
- the guaB gene encoding IMP dehydrogenase — protein sequence MRLLGKALTFDDVLLVPAFSQVLPKDTSLATRFSRNIALNLPLVSAAMDTVTEARLAIAIAQEGGIGIVHKNFTAAEQAAQVAKVKRYESGVLRDPVVITPTHTVLQVMQLSDELGISGFPVLDGGKVVGIVTGRDLRFESRYDVPVSEIMTPREKLITVPDGTTLAEAKALLNKHKLERLLVINSAWELKGLITVKDITKQTSFPNAARDPSGRLRVGAAVGVGEGTEERVEALVKAGVDAIVVDTAHGHSAGVIERVRWVKKNYPQVDVIGGNIATGDAARALADAGADAVKVGIGPGSICTTRIVAGVGVPQIMAVDNVATALQGTGIPLIADGGIRYSGDIAKAIAAGASTVMMGGMFAGTEEAPGEIVLFQGRSYKSYRGMGSIGAMQQGSADRYFQESTTGNPNADKLVPEGIEGRVPYFQESTTGNPNADKLVPEGIEGRVPYKGSMVSIVYQMSGGLRASMGYCGCATIEDMKNKAEFVEITTAGIRESHVHDVQITKEAPNYRAE from the coding sequence ATGCGCCTTCTCGGCAAAGCGCTCACCTTCGACGACGTGTTGTTGGTGCCAGCGTTCTCCCAGGTCCTGCCCAAGGACACCTCCCTCGCCACCCGTTTTTCCCGCAACATCGCGCTGAATCTGCCGCTGGTCTCCGCCGCGATGGACACGGTGACCGAAGCGCGCCTCGCCATCGCGATCGCGCAGGAAGGCGGCATCGGCATCGTGCACAAGAACTTCACCGCCGCCGAACAGGCTGCGCAGGTGGCCAAGGTGAAGCGCTACGAATCGGGCGTTCTGCGCGATCCCGTGGTGATCACGCCGACGCACACCGTGCTGCAGGTCATGCAGCTGTCCGACGAACTCGGCATCTCGGGCTTCCCGGTGCTCGACGGCGGCAAGGTGGTCGGCATCGTGACCGGGCGCGACCTGCGCTTCGAGAGCCGCTACGACGTGCCGGTGAGCGAGATCATGACGCCGCGCGAAAAGCTCATCACCGTGCCCGACGGCACCACGCTGGCCGAGGCCAAGGCGCTCCTGAACAAGCACAAGCTCGAACGCCTGCTGGTCATCAACAGCGCGTGGGAGCTCAAGGGCCTGATCACCGTCAAGGACATCACCAAGCAGACCAGCTTTCCCAATGCCGCGCGCGACCCCTCGGGCCGCCTGCGCGTGGGCGCGGCGGTCGGCGTGGGCGAGGGTACCGAGGAGCGCGTCGAGGCGCTGGTCAAGGCGGGCGTCGATGCCATCGTGGTCGACACCGCGCACGGCCACAGCGCCGGCGTGATCGAGCGCGTGCGCTGGGTCAAGAAGAACTATCCGCAGGTCGACGTGATCGGCGGCAACATTGCCACCGGCGATGCCGCGCGTGCGCTGGCCGACGCCGGCGCCGACGCGGTCAAGGTCGGCATCGGCCCCGGATCGATCTGTACCACGCGCATCGTGGCGGGCGTGGGCGTGCCGCAGATCATGGCCGTGGACAACGTGGCCACCGCGCTGCAGGGCACCGGCATTCCGCTGATCGCCGATGGCGGCATCCGCTATTCGGGCGACATCGCCAAGGCCATTGCCGCAGGCGCCAGCACCGTGATGATGGGCGGCATGTTCGCGGGCACCGAAGAGGCGCCCGGCGAGATCGTGCTGTTCCAGGGCCGCAGCTACAAGAGCTACCGCGGCATGGGCTCCATCGGCGCCATGCAGCAGGGCAGCGCCGACCGCTACTTCCAGGAATCCACCACCGGCAACCCCAATGCCGACAAGCTGGTGCCCGAAGGTATCGAAGGCCGCGTGCCCTACTTCCAGGAATCCACCACCGGCAACCCCAATGCCGACAAGCTGGTGCCCGAAGGTATCGAAGGCCGCGTGCCCTACAAGGGCTCGATGGTCTCCATCGTCTACCAGATGTCGGGCGGCTTGCGTGCCAGCATGGGCTACTGCGGCTGCGCGACCATCGAAGACATGAAGAACAAGGCCGAATTCGTCGAGATCACCACCGCCGGCATCCGCGAGAGCCACGTGCACGACGTGCAGATCACCAAGGAAGCGCCGAACTACCGCGCCGAATAA
- a CDS encoding sigma-70 family RNA polymerase sigma factor: MDARLLAEQIPSLRRYARALTGDAWAADDLVQDTLERACGKWRLWVVGSDLRAWLFTVMHNIFASQRRRTPPPHSIVPLDHVTHELQGAVDTGRDLGSSLDLQRCLMQLPEEQRAVLLLVTLEDLSYAEVAKVLGIPAGTVMSRLSRARARLHELMDGAAAPNRTGLRRLK, encoded by the coding sequence GTGGACGCCCGCCTGCTCGCCGAACAGATCCCGAGCCTGCGCCGCTACGCGCGCGCGCTCACGGGCGATGCCTGGGCGGCGGACGACCTGGTGCAGGACACGCTCGAGCGGGCCTGCGGCAAGTGGCGGCTCTGGGTGGTGGGCAGCGATCTGCGCGCATGGCTGTTCACGGTCATGCACAACATCTTCGCGAGCCAGCGGCGGCGCACGCCACCGCCCCACAGCATCGTGCCGCTGGACCACGTGACGCACGAGCTGCAGGGCGCCGTCGATACGGGCCGGGACCTCGGCAGCAGCCTCGACCTGCAGCGCTGCCTGATGCAGTTACCCGAAGAACAACGGGCCGTGCTGCTGCTTGTGACGCTCGAAGACCTTTCCTATGCCGAGGTGGCCAAGGTCCTTGGCATACCCGCGGGCACCGTGATGTCGCGCCTCTCACGCGCCCGTGCGCGGCTGCACGAATTGATGGATGGCGCCGCTGCGCCGAATCGCACCGGCCTGCGCCGCCTCAAGTGA
- a CDS encoding type II toxin-antitoxin system Phd/YefM family antitoxin, with the protein MQSIGIAEAKNNFSALIDLVEKGEEVRITRHGKEVVRMLPVRRKPVITDEQIERELGQIDALHATIKPGPSVRALVDEGRQS; encoded by the coding sequence ATGCAATCTATCGGCATCGCCGAAGCCAAGAACAACTTCTCGGCCCTGATCGACCTGGTCGAAAAGGGCGAGGAGGTTCGCATCACCCGCCACGGCAAGGAAGTGGTGCGCATGCTGCCGGTGCGGCGCAAACCGGTGATCACCGACGAGCAGATCGAACGCGAACTCGGCCAGATCGACGCGCTGCACGCGACCATCAAGCCCGGCCCATCGGTGCGCGCGCTGGTCGACGAAGGGCGCCAATCGTGA
- a CDS encoding RnfH family protein encodes MIEVTLSCSPAPREVFEQILRLAPDATVDDAVKASDLAQRFPQLDWRQSMTPGIWGREVGWDQPLKDGDRVELCRPLAVDPKVARRERFQRQGARGTGLFANRRKGGKAGY; translated from the coding sequence ATGATCGAAGTCACGCTGAGCTGCTCGCCCGCGCCGCGCGAAGTGTTCGAGCAGATCCTGCGGCTGGCGCCCGATGCCACCGTGGACGATGCCGTGAAGGCCAGCGACCTTGCGCAGCGCTTTCCGCAACTGGACTGGCGCCAGTCCATGACGCCGGGAATCTGGGGCAGGGAGGTGGGCTGGGACCAGCCCCTGAAAGACGGCGATCGCGTCGAGCTGTGCCGGCCGTTGGCCGTCGATCCGAAAGTGGCGCGCCGCGAGCGTTTCCAGCGCCAGGGCGCGCGAGGCACGGGCCTTTTTGCCAACCGCCGCAAAGGCGGCAAGGCCGGCTACTGA
- a CDS encoding type II toxin-antitoxin system RatA family toxin, producing MKTVNKSVLIWYSAEEMYALVIDVEKYPQFLPWCDKSRIIEEDEAGMTAEVGLAFAGLHQSFTTRNSHMPGREVHLKLVDGPFSNLDGLWKFVPVGEPGERACRVELHMSYGFSNFALQALVGPVFDTIASSLVEAFVKRAEHVYGAA from the coding sequence ATGAAAACAGTCAACAAGTCCGTCCTCATCTGGTACAGCGCCGAAGAGATGTACGCGCTCGTCATCGACGTTGAGAAGTATCCGCAGTTCCTGCCGTGGTGCGACAAGTCCCGGATCATCGAGGAAGACGAAGCCGGAATGACTGCTGAAGTCGGACTGGCTTTCGCCGGCCTTCACCAGAGTTTCACCACCCGCAACAGCCACATGCCGGGGCGCGAAGTGCACCTCAAGCTCGTCGACGGGCCGTTCTCCAACCTCGACGGCCTCTGGAAATTCGTGCCTGTGGGCGAACCCGGCGAGCGTGCCTGCCGCGTCGAGCTGCACATGAGTTACGGCTTCAGCAACTTTGCGCTGCAGGCGCTGGTGGGGCCGGTGTTCGACACCATCGCCTCCAGCCTGGTCGAAGCCTTCGTCAAGCGCGCCGAGCACGTCTACGGCGCGGCCTGA
- the typA gene encoding translational GTPase TypA yields MSTKQIRNIAIIAHVDHGKTTMVDQLLRQSGTFAEHEKVVDTVMDNNAIEKERGITILAKNCAVTWEGTHINIVDTPGHADFGGEVERALSMVDGVVLLIDAQEGPMPQTRFVTKKALALGLKPILVVNKVDKPGANPDKVVNAAFDLFDKLGATDEQLDFPVVYASGINGWSSLEEGAPGEQWGPDMSALFNTILKHVPAQKGDPEAPLQLQISALDFSTFVGRIGVGRISQGTLKPMTDVLVMEGPDGKSVKGRVNQVLTFQGLDRVQATEAGPGEIVLINGIADIGIGVTVTDPVNPAPLPMLKVDEPTLTMNFCVNTSPLAGREGKFVTSRQIWDRLQKELQHNVALRVNETDEEGIFEVMGRGELHLTILLENMRREGYEMAVSKPRVVFRTINGEKHEPIELVTADIEEQHQGGVMQALGERKGELVNMEPDGRGRVRLEYRIPARGLIGFTNEFLNLTRGSGLISNIFDSYEPHKGDIGSRKNGVLISMDDGEIFTYALGKLDDRGRMFVKANDPVYEGMIVGIHSRDNDLVVNATRTKQLTNFRVSGKEDAIKITPPIELTLEYGVEFIEDDELVEITPKSVRLRKRYLKEHERKRASREMAS; encoded by the coding sequence ATGAGTACCAAGCAAATCCGCAATATCGCCATCATTGCCCACGTGGACCATGGCAAGACCACGATGGTCGACCAATTGCTGCGCCAGTCGGGCACCTTCGCCGAGCACGAGAAAGTGGTCGATACGGTGATGGACAACAACGCCATCGAAAAGGAACGTGGCATCACGATCCTGGCCAAGAACTGCGCCGTGACCTGGGAAGGCACGCACATCAACATCGTCGACACTCCCGGCCACGCGGACTTCGGCGGCGAGGTGGAACGCGCGCTCTCCATGGTGGACGGCGTGGTGCTGCTGATCGACGCGCAGGAAGGCCCGATGCCCCAGACGCGTTTCGTAACCAAGAAGGCGCTGGCCCTTGGCCTCAAGCCGATCCTGGTCGTGAACAAGGTCGACAAGCCGGGCGCGAATCCCGACAAGGTGGTGAACGCCGCCTTCGACCTGTTCGACAAGCTCGGCGCCACCGACGAGCAGCTCGACTTCCCCGTGGTGTATGCCTCGGGCATCAACGGCTGGTCGTCGCTGGAAGAGGGTGCGCCCGGCGAACAGTGGGGCCCCGACATGTCGGCCCTGTTCAACACCATCCTGAAGCACGTGCCGGCCCAGAAGGGCGACCCCGAAGCGCCGCTGCAGCTGCAGATTTCCGCGCTCGACTTCTCGACCTTCGTCGGCCGCATCGGCGTGGGCCGCATCAGCCAGGGCACGCTCAAGCCCATGACGGACGTGCTGGTGATGGAAGGTCCGGACGGCAAGTCGGTCAAGGGACGCGTCAACCAGGTGTTGACGTTCCAGGGTCTCGACCGCGTGCAGGCCACCGAAGCCGGCCCGGGCGAAATCGTGCTGATCAACGGCATTGCCGACATCGGCATTGGCGTGACCGTGACCGACCCCGTCAACCCGGCGCCGCTGCCGATGCTCAAGGTCGACGAACCGACCCTGACCATGAACTTCTGCGTCAACACCAGCCCGCTGGCCGGCCGCGAAGGCAAGTTCGTCACCAGCCGCCAGATCTGGGACCGCCTGCAGAAGGAGCTGCAGCACAACGTGGCGCTGCGCGTGAACGAAACCGACGAAGAAGGCATCTTCGAGGTGATGGGCCGCGGCGAACTGCACCTGACCATCCTCTTGGAAAACATGCGCCGCGAAGGCTATGAAATGGCCGTGTCGAAGCCGCGTGTGGTGTTCCGCACGATCAACGGCGAAAAGCACGAACCCATCGAGCTGGTGACGGCCGACATCGAAGAGCAGCACCAGGGCGGCGTGATGCAGGCACTGGGTGAGCGCAAGGGCGAGCTGGTCAACATGGAACCGGATGGCCGTGGCCGTGTGCGCCTCGAGTACCGCATTCCGGCGCGTGGCCTGATCGGTTTCACCAACGAATTCCTGAACCTGACGCGCGGCTCGGGCCTCATCAGCAACATCTTCGACAGTTACGAACCGCACAAGGGCGACATCGGCAGCCGCAAGAACGGCGTTCTGATCTCCATGGACGACGGTGAAATCTTCACCTATGCCCTGGGCAAGCTGGATGATCGCGGCCGTATGTTCGTCAAGGCCAACGACCCGGTGTACGAAGGCATGATCGTCGGCATCCACAGCCGCGACAACGACCTGGTGGTGAACGCCACGCGCACCAAGCAGCTGACCAACTTCCGTGTCTCGGGCAAGGAAGACGCGATCAAGATCACGCCGCCGATCGAACTCACGCTCGAATACGGCGTGGAATTCATCGAGGACGACGAGCTGGTCGAAATCACGCCCAAGAGCGTGCGCCTGCGCAAGCGCTACCTGAAGGAGCACGAGCGCAAGCGGGCCAGCCGCGAAATGGCGAGCTGA
- the smpB gene encoding SsrA-binding protein SmpB has product MATKKQDTSSRIADNKKAAYNYFFEERFEAGIVLEGWEVKSLREGKVQLTDGYVVIRDGELFVVGLQINPLKSASTHVNPDSIRTKKLLLHKEEIRRLVGKVEQKGYTLVPLNLHWKAGKIKLEIALAKGKAEHDKRDTIKDREGKREVERAMKSRSR; this is encoded by the coding sequence ATGGCCACCAAGAAACAAGATACCTCCTCCCGCATTGCCGACAACAAGAAGGCCGCGTACAACTATTTCTTCGAAGAACGCTTCGAGGCCGGCATCGTCCTCGAAGGCTGGGAAGTCAAATCCCTGCGCGAAGGCAAGGTCCAGCTGACCGACGGCTACGTGGTGATCCGCGACGGCGAGCTGTTCGTCGTCGGCCTGCAGATCAACCCGCTCAAGAGCGCTTCGACCCACGTCAACCCTGATTCCATCCGCACCAAGAAGTTGCTGCTGCACAAGGAAGAGATCCGCCGCCTGGTCGGTAAGGTCGAACAAAAAGGCTACACGCTGGTGCCGCTCAACCTGCACTGGAAAGCCGGCAAGATCAAACTCGAAATCGCGCTGGCCAAGGGCAAGGCCGAGCACGACAAACGCGACACCATCAAGGACCGCGAAGGCAAGCGAGAGGTCGAGCGCGCGATGAAGAGCCGCAGCCGCTAG
- the truB gene encoding tRNA pseudouridine(55) synthase TruB, producing the protein MNAPRTRVQRRPVHGVLLLDKPLGLSSNQALQKAKWLLRAEKAGHTGTLDPLATGVLPLCFGAATKFSQLHLDADKTYEATARLGIKTATGDAEGEVIAERPVHVTPEDLARVEAQFTGPIRQVPPMHSALKKDGKALYEYAREGIEIERAPRDVVIHALKITQAASESAGNAIKIVASVSKGTYIRTLGEDIGEALGCGAHLTSLRRTATGGFGVAQCITLEALEAMGEEERLARLLPAESLVEGHTIVTLGSEDAGRFLSGLRRRGTWPDASHVAVFGEAPPAFLGTAHIAANELIPGRLLNPIEIQQILLNAQQTEATP; encoded by the coding sequence GCGCCACGCACAAGGGTGCAGCGGCGCCCTGTGCATGGGGTGTTGTTGCTCGACAAGCCGCTGGGACTCTCCAGTAACCAGGCCTTGCAGAAGGCCAAGTGGTTGCTGCGCGCCGAAAAAGCGGGCCACACCGGCACGCTCGATCCGCTGGCCACCGGCGTGCTGCCGCTGTGCTTTGGCGCGGCCACCAAGTTCAGCCAACTGCATCTCGACGCCGACAAGACCTACGAAGCCACGGCCCGCCTGGGCATCAAGACCGCCACCGGCGATGCCGAGGGCGAGGTGATTGCCGAGCGTCCGGTGCACGTCACGCCTGAAGACCTGGCGCGCGTCGAGGCGCAATTCACCGGCCCGATCCGGCAGGTTCCGCCGATGCACAGCGCGCTCAAGAAAGACGGCAAGGCGCTGTACGAGTACGCCCGCGAAGGCATCGAGATCGAGCGCGCGCCGCGCGACGTGGTCATTCATGCGCTGAAGATCACGCAGGCAGCCTCCGAATCGGCGGGCAATGCGATAAAAATAGTGGCTTCCGTGAGCAAGGGAACCTACATCCGCACGCTGGGCGAAGACATCGGCGAGGCACTGGGCTGCGGCGCCCACCTGACGTCGCTGCGGCGTACGGCCACCGGCGGTTTCGGCGTGGCGCAGTGCATCACCCTCGAGGCGCTCGAAGCCATGGGCGAGGAAGAGCGGCTGGCCCGGTTGTTGCCTGCCGAATCCCTGGTCGAGGGCCATACGATCGTCACGCTCGGCAGCGAAGATGCGGGGCGCTTTCTGTCCGGCCTGCGCCGCCGCGGCACCTGGCCCGATGCCAGCCATGTGGCGGTGTTCGGCGAAGCGCCTCCCGCCTTCCTCGGCACGGCGCACATCGCCGCCAACGAATTGATCCCGGGGCGCTTGCTGAACCCCATCGAAATCCAGCAGATTCTTTTGAACGCACAACAGACCGAAGCGACACCATGA
- a CDS encoding DUF4124 domain-containing protein yields the protein MKFAHWLVLGCVCLLPLAASAQWQWIDKNGKKVFSDQAPPPDVPEKNILRRSGTPPTRGGFTQAPAEADAPDAAASKSREAAAAPKPPGVDKELEEKTKKAQAEEKAKQAAEAEKNAKVKADNCDRARQGKATFDSGIRVAKVNAKGEREIMDDAARAAEQKRLQSIIESDCK from the coding sequence ATGAAATTCGCGCATTGGCTCGTACTGGGATGTGTTTGCCTGCTGCCGCTCGCGGCCAGCGCGCAATGGCAATGGATCGACAAGAACGGCAAGAAGGTCTTCAGCGACCAGGCGCCCCCGCCGGACGTGCCAGAGAAGAACATCCTTCGCCGCTCCGGCACGCCGCCCACGCGCGGCGGCTTCACGCAGGCCCCTGCCGAGGCCGATGCGCCCGATGCCGCGGCGTCCAAATCGCGCGAAGCAGCGGCCGCGCCCAAGCCGCCGGGCGTCGACAAGGAGCTCGAGGAAAAGACCAAGAAGGCGCAGGCGGAAGAAAAAGCCAAGCAGGCCGCCGAAGCGGAGAAGAACGCCAAGGTCAAGGCCGACAACTGCGACCGCGCGCGCCAGGGCAAGGCCACGTTCGACAGCGGCATCCGCGTGGCCAAGGTCAACGCGAAGGGCGAGCGCGAGATCATGGACGACGCCGCGCGTGCCGCCGAGCAGAAGCGCCTTCAGTCGATCATCGAAAGCGACTGCAAGTAA
- a CDS encoding DMT family transporter produces MRLTHGGAVWLMVAVTLMWATAGVVTRHLAEAHSFEITFWRSLFTMLALLVILPLWRGRAVFSQIRHGGRALWISGACWTVMFTAFMVALTLASTASVLVTMALGPLLTALAARIFIGHRLPARTWFAIVVAGLGIAWMYGTQLMRGGAGGSLLGTLVALCVPLAGATNWTVVQHAHAKGHDIDLVPAVLIGAVLSALFTLPFALPFQANARDLGLLAFLGVFQLAIPCVLSVLCARVLKAPEVALLALLEVIFGIALAWIGAGEEPAASVLTGGALVIGALVFNELLALRGRRATVADGALPNAH; encoded by the coding sequence CTGCGCCTCACGCACGGCGGGGCCGTGTGGCTGATGGTCGCCGTGACCCTGATGTGGGCCACGGCGGGCGTCGTCACGCGGCACCTCGCCGAGGCGCACAGTTTCGAGATCACCTTCTGGCGCAGCCTTTTCACGATGCTGGCGCTGCTGGTGATCTTGCCGCTTTGGCGAGGTCGGGCGGTGTTTTCCCAGATACGGCACGGCGGCCGGGCGCTGTGGATTTCAGGCGCTTGCTGGACCGTGATGTTCACGGCCTTCATGGTGGCGCTCACGCTGGCTTCCACCGCCAGCGTGCTGGTCACGATGGCGCTCGGGCCGTTGCTCACCGCGTTGGCCGCGCGCATCTTCATCGGCCATCGACTGCCCGCGCGGACCTGGTTCGCCATCGTGGTGGCCGGGCTCGGCATTGCCTGGATGTATGGCACGCAGCTGATGCGGGGCGGGGCAGGTGGCTCGCTGCTTGGAACGCTGGTGGCGCTGTGCGTGCCGCTGGCCGGCGCCACCAACTGGACCGTCGTTCAGCATGCGCATGCCAAGGGGCATGACATCGATCTGGTGCCGGCGGTGCTGATCGGTGCGGTGCTCAGCGCGCTGTTCACGCTGCCCTTTGCATTGCCGTTTCAGGCAAACGCACGCGATCTCGGCCTGCTGGCTTTCCTGGGGGTGTTCCAGCTGGCCATTCCCTGCGTGCTGTCGGTGCTGTGCGCGCGGGTGCTGAAGGCGCCCGAGGTCGCTCTGCTGGCTTTGCTCGAAGTGATCTTCGGCATTGCGCTGGCATGGATCGGCGCAGGTGAGGAACCCGCTGCCAGCGTGCTGACCGGCGGTGCACTGGTCATCGGCGCGCTGGTGTTCAATGAATTGCTGGCACTGCGCGGGCGCCGCGCCACGGTGGCCGACGGCGCGCTTCCCAACGCACACTAG
- a CDS encoding ATP-binding protein produces the protein MKLLSASILAAALLAGCGGMSNKTASAPDTPTRTADGVLVGPNGMTLYTFAKDTAGAGTSACNAQCATNWPPLPVAETAKPIGGYTIIIREDGKRQWAYKGWPLYFWAKDAKPGDKTGDGVAGAWKIARP, from the coding sequence ATGAAATTGCTCAGCGCCTCGATCCTCGCGGCGGCATTGCTCGCCGGCTGCGGCGGCATGTCCAACAAGACCGCCAGCGCGCCCGACACCCCCACCCGCACCGCCGACGGCGTGCTCGTCGGACCGAACGGCATGACGCTGTACACCTTCGCCAAGGACACGGCCGGCGCCGGCACCTCCGCCTGCAACGCCCAGTGCGCGACCAACTGGCCGCCGCTCCCCGTGGCCGAAACCGCCAAGCCGATCGGCGGCTACACCATCATCATTCGCGAAGATGGCAAGCGCCAATGGGCCTACAAGGGCTGGCCGCTCTACTTCTGGGCCAAGGACGCCAAGCCGGGCGACAAGACCGGTGACGGCGTGGCCGGCGCCTGGAAGATCGCACGGCCCTGA